The Lysobacter capsici genome has a segment encoding these proteins:
- a CDS encoding response regulator transcription factor, giving the protein MRILLVEDNADLADAIVRRMRRDGHALDWQSDGLKAASVLRYQSFDLIVLDIGLPRLSGLGLLAGLRERGDATPVLMLTARDGIEDRVQALDAGADDYLAKPFDFREFEARCRVLLRRNRGQASAVVQIGGFAFDSGAHRVSLDGEAIELPNREFRLLEILIGKLGQVVSKDEIGNGLFGFDDEAGPNAIELYIGRLRKRLAAAPLRIVTVRGAGYMIEASDAAQVDVPVEPADG; this is encoded by the coding sequence GTGCGAATTTTGTTGGTGGAGGACAACGCCGATCTGGCCGACGCGATCGTCCGGCGCATGCGCCGCGACGGCCACGCGCTGGATTGGCAGTCCGACGGGCTCAAGGCTGCCAGCGTGTTGCGATATCAAAGCTTCGACTTGATCGTGCTCGACATCGGCCTGCCGCGCCTGAGCGGGCTGGGCCTGCTCGCCGGCCTGCGCGAACGCGGCGACGCCACCCCGGTGTTGATGCTGACCGCGCGCGACGGCATCGAGGACCGGGTCCAGGCGCTCGATGCCGGCGCCGACGACTACCTGGCCAAGCCCTTCGATTTCCGCGAGTTCGAAGCGCGCTGCCGGGTGCTGCTGCGGCGCAACCGCGGCCAGGCCAGCGCGGTCGTGCAGATCGGCGGCTTCGCCTTCGACAGCGGCGCGCATCGGGTCAGTCTCGATGGCGAAGCGATCGAACTGCCGAACCGTGAATTCCGCCTGCTGGAAATCCTGATCGGCAAACTCGGCCAGGTGGTCAGCAAGGACGAGATCGGCAACGGCCTGTTCGGCTTCGACGACGAAGCAGGGCCGAACGCGATCGAGTTGTATATCGGCCGTCTGCGCAAGCGCCTGGCCGCCGCGCCGCTGCGCATCGTCACCGTGCGCGGCGCCGGTTACATGATCGAAGCATCCGATGCCGCGCAAGTCGACGTTCCGGTGGAGCCGGCCGATGGCTGA
- a CDS encoding OprO/OprP family phosphate-selective porin — MAVVHHAGACVALCLLAASGGVHAQDSGERPVTAELGGRIHWDFAQFDNDSRGIANPDDTEVRRLWLDVSGKFYGWGYKIEGDFAGLQDDFTGDSVEAKDVYVTRDFKAGKLTIGQFKQYFTLDDRISSNYGAFMERSMFASSVAPLYRLGAAWITAGEDYTVGGSVYSLESIDVWQVKGRAFGARGTWAPRHDDGDTLHLGLSLARESYDHPGRDGANGLRIAPRPAGHLSDNSRATLVNFNRGLDTDVDKYSLEFGFARGPWYLQSEVSGANFDDGSQRGEIRSAYGLIGWFITGETTPYDSKSGRFGRVKPTRGSGAWQLAARYDTIRGKQHLNGAADFNDVSMEQVSFGVNWHLRSNLRFMLDWIESRNRDRLADVTLDRTRAVTGRFQYDF; from the coding sequence ATGGCTGTTGTCCACCACGCCGGCGCGTGCGTCGCGCTGTGCCTGCTCGCCGCGTCCGGCGGCGTCCATGCGCAAGATTCCGGCGAGCGCCCGGTCACCGCCGAACTCGGCGGACGCATTCACTGGGACTTCGCCCAGTTCGACAACGACAGCCGCGGCATCGCCAACCCCGACGACACCGAAGTGCGACGGCTGTGGCTGGACGTGTCGGGCAAGTTCTACGGCTGGGGCTACAAGATCGAAGGCGACTTCGCCGGGCTGCAGGACGATTTCACCGGCGACAGCGTCGAGGCCAAGGACGTCTACGTCACCCGGGACTTCAAGGCCGGCAAGCTGACGATCGGCCAGTTCAAGCAGTACTTCACCCTGGACGACCGGATCAGTTCGAACTACGGCGCGTTCATGGAACGCAGCATGTTCGCCAGTTCGGTCGCGCCGTTGTATCGCTTGGGCGCGGCGTGGATCACCGCGGGCGAGGACTACACCGTGGGCGGCAGCGTCTACAGCCTGGAAAGCATCGACGTGTGGCAGGTCAAGGGCCGCGCATTCGGCGCGCGCGGCACCTGGGCGCCGCGCCACGACGACGGCGACACCCTGCATCTGGGCCTGTCGCTGGCGCGCGAGTCCTACGACCATCCCGGCCGCGACGGCGCCAACGGCCTGCGCATCGCGCCGCGCCCGGCCGGGCATCTATCCGACAACAGCCGCGCGACCTTGGTGAATTTCAATCGCGGGCTCGATACCGATGTCGACAAATACTCGCTGGAGTTCGGCTTCGCTCGCGGGCCCTGGTATCTGCAATCGGAAGTGAGCGGCGCGAATTTCGACGACGGTTCGCAACGCGGCGAGATCCGCTCGGCCTACGGCCTGATCGGCTGGTTCATCACCGGCGAAACCACGCCGTACGACAGCAAGTCCGGCCGCTTCGGCCGGGTCAAGCCCACGCGCGGCAGCGGCGCCTGGCAGCTGGCGGCGCGCTACGACACGATCCGCGGCAAACAGCATCTCAATGGCGCGGCGGATTTCAACGACGTGTCGATGGAACAGGTCAGCTTCGGGGTGAACTGGCATCTGCGCTCGAATCTTCGCTTCATGCTCGACTGGATCGAGAGCCGCAATCGCGATCGGCTGGCGGATGTGACGCTGGATCGGACGCGCGCGGTTACCGGACGGTTTCAGTACGACTTTTGA